From the genome of Acetonema longum DSM 6540, one region includes:
- a CDS encoding DUF445 domain-containing protein: MSGKMLNQYKATAVLGVATAGYLVSLPCQHSFFGGLMASGFGAAMVGGLADWFAVSALFRRPLGIPWRTAVIPRQRRRLFDMIVQMVQAELLTKENIKRKLAEQDMPRIILTYLEERGGARLVKRMIHKLLLDILAKMDSQETGRVLGILLQREAGRIRLAPVLAQVCEWSLANGYDQRAAKYVLDELKTIVARPEMRILLTSVLREALIAYEGEKAMRQIAAALANITPERLAELAQNKLSDWLEELKQPEHPLRQRLRDRMISLAAALRTDPAVQAKLSEWQERMMARVDLAPLAARLVRDMQQRAASHPQDAVRWLKDIDEQLDRLMDCFRQDRQQQDRIGEWIRNVLEEFIDLYHKKLGNLVQARLDQFSNRDLVEFIEGRVGNDLQMIRINGSVVGGLAGMTVYLLTYWI; encoded by the coding sequence ATGAGCGGAAAGATGCTGAACCAATACAAAGCGACAGCAGTGCTGGGAGTGGCAACGGCCGGATATCTGGTTTCATTGCCTTGCCAGCATTCTTTTTTTGGCGGCTTGATGGCCAGCGGCTTCGGAGCGGCGATGGTGGGAGGGTTGGCTGATTGGTTTGCGGTATCGGCTTTGTTTCGTCGGCCTCTCGGGATCCCCTGGCGGACAGCGGTGATTCCGCGTCAGCGCCGGAGGCTGTTTGATATGATCGTGCAAATGGTCCAGGCGGAACTCTTAACCAAGGAGAATATCAAACGCAAACTGGCTGAGCAGGATATGCCCCGGATCATTCTGACCTATCTGGAGGAGCGCGGCGGCGCCAGGCTGGTGAAACGGATGATCCACAAGCTGCTCCTGGATATTCTGGCTAAGATGGACTCTCAGGAGACCGGACGCGTGCTTGGCATTCTTCTGCAGCGGGAGGCAGGCAGAATCAGACTGGCGCCTGTATTGGCCCAGGTGTGCGAATGGTCGCTGGCCAACGGCTATGATCAACGGGCAGCGAAATATGTCCTGGATGAACTCAAGACCATAGTTGCCCGTCCGGAAATGCGCATCCTGTTAACTTCGGTACTGCGGGAAGCTTTGATTGCCTATGAAGGAGAAAAAGCCATGCGCCAAATTGCGGCGGCGCTGGCCAATATCACGCCGGAACGGCTGGCCGAACTGGCTCAGAACAAACTTTCTGACTGGCTGGAAGAGTTGAAACAGCCGGAGCATCCCTTGCGTCAGCGTCTGAGAGACCGAATGATTTCCCTGGCGGCAGCCCTCAGGACCGACCCGGCGGTACAGGCAAAACTATCGGAGTGGCAGGAGCGGATGATGGCCCGGGTTGATCTGGCGCCGCTGGCGGCCCGGCTGGTCCGGGATATGCAGCAACGGGCTGCCAGTCATCCCCAGGATGCGGTCCGCTGGTTAAAAGATATTGACGAGCAATTGGACCGGCTGATGGATTGTTTTCGCCAGGACCGGCAGCAGCAGGACAGGATCGGTGAATGGATCAGGAACGTCTTGGAGGAGTTTATTGATCTATACCACAAGAAACTGGGCAATCTGGTTCAAGCCAGGCTGGATCAGTTTTCGAACCGGGACTTGGTGGAATTCATCGAAGGCCGGGTAGGCAATGATTTGCAAATGATCCGGATTAACGGCTCGGTGGTCGGAGGCCTGGCAGGAATGACGGTATATTTATTGACCTACTGGATCTAG